In a single window of the Anabas testudineus chromosome 19, fAnaTes1.2, whole genome shotgun sequence genome:
- the mlst8 gene encoding target of rapamycin complex subunit lst8, with the protein MNVNQGTVGSDPVILATAGYDHTVRFWQAHSGICTRTVQHQDSQVNSLEITPDRSMIAAAGYQHIRMYDLNSNNPNPVINYDGVSKNITSVGFHEDGRWMYTGGEDCMARIWDLRSRNLQCQRIFQVNAPINCVCLHPNQAELIVGDQSGVIHIWDLKTDHNEQLIPEPEVSINSVHIDPDASYMAAVNSSGNCYVWNLAGGIGDEVTQLIPKTKIPAHKRYSLRCKFSPDSTLLATCSADQTCKIWRTSNFSLMTELSIKSNNPGETSRGWMWDCAFSGDSQYIVTASSDNLARLWCVETGEIKREYSGHQKAVVCLAFNDSVLG; encoded by the exons ATGAATGTGAACCAGGGGACGGTGGGCAGCGACCCGGTCATTCTGGCCACTGCTGGATACGACCATACCGTCCGCTTCTGGCAGGCCCACAGCGGCATCTGCACCAGAACAGTCCAGCACCAGGACTCC CAAGTAAATTCACTTGAGATCACACCTGACAGGAGTATGATTGCTGCTGCAG GTTATCAGCACATCCGCATGTACGACCTAAACTCCAACAACCCCAACCCAGTGATTAACTATGATGGAGTTAGTAAGAACATTACATCTGTGGGCTTCCATGAAGATGGACGCTGGATGTACACAGGTGGAGAAGACTGTATGGCTCGCATATGGGATCTAAG GTCCAGAAATCTTCAGTGTCAGAGGATCTTTCAAGTAAATGCTCCAATCAACTGTGTGTGCCTGCATCCCAACCAG GCAGAGCTAATTGTTGGAGACCAGAGTGGAGTGATTCATATCTGGGATCTCAAGACTGACCACAATGAACAGCTGATTCCTGAGCCAGAGGTCTCAATCAACTCAGTTCATATTGACCCAGATGCCAGTTACATGGCAGCCGTCAACAGCTCG GGAAACTGTTATGTGTGGAATCTTGCCGGAGGCATCGGAGATGAAGTGACTCAGCTCATTCCAAAGACTAAGATCCCAGCACATAAACGCTACTCCCTCCGTTGCAAGTTCAGCCCTGATTCAAC ACTATTGGCTACCTGCTCAGCAGATCAGACCTGTAAGATCTGGAGAACGTCCAATTTCTCGCTGATGACTGAACTAAGCATCAAGAGCAACAACCCTGGAGAAACGTCGAGAGGCTGGATGTGGGACTGTGCCTTCTCTGGAGACTCGCAGTATATCGTAACTG CTTCCTCAGACAACCTAGCTCGCCTGTGGTGTGTAGAGACTGGGGAGATCAAGAGGGAATACAGCGGCCACCAGAAGGCCGTGGTGTGTCTGGCCTTCAATGACAGTGTGCTGGGCTAA
- the bricd5 gene encoding BRICHOS domain-containing protein 5: MVMCWKRSENHLEEAQCTDGGPTASPQSHFPHKTFWLSLSASLLLVIIALGLTGHLGLSKPSSQPLQIVRITVPDEAGVAINQSTVVDQQNDLVTFSVTSPANQTSTILFDIKNGLICYKPVEQDSCFLRKMEQSDYDKVHSLLHESTHKSHFQLSGNETQRQTEFLGVLADSQVEVSTLEEPLQALCQDRSVHWTRRAEGPGKQRLVYFCIDICFPSNVCVSVCFYYLPE, from the exons ATGGTGATGTGCTGGAAACGTTCAGAAAACCATTTGGAGGAAGCACAGTGCACG GATGGGGGCCCCACTGCGTCGCCCCAGTCCCACTTCCCGCACAAAACATTCTGGCTCAGCCTCTCGGCCTCTCTGCTCCTGGTCATCATTGCCCTCGGTTTGACGGGGCACCTGGGGCTGTCAAAGCCTTCATCCCAG CCTTTGCAGATTGTGAGAATTACAGTTCCCGATGAGGCCGGAGTCGCGATCAACCAGTCGACAGTTGTGGACCAGCAGAATGACCTGGTGACCTTTTCTGTGACTTCACCAGCAAACCAGACGTCCACCATTCTCTTTGATATCAAAAAC GGTTTGATATGTTACAAGCCCGTGGAGCAGGACAGCTGCTTCCTGCGGAAAATGGAGCAGTCCGACTACGACAAGGTGCACTCCCTCCTTCACGAGTCAACACACAAG AGTCACTTCCAGCTGTCTGGGAATGAGACCCAGAGGCAGACCGAGTTCCTCGGGGTGCTGGCGGACAGTCAGGTGGAGGTGTCCACACTGGAGGAGCCGCTGCAGGCTCTGTGTCAGGACAGGTCCGTCCACTGGACCAGGAGGGCCGAGG GTCCAGGTAAACAGAGGCTGGTCTACTTCTGCATTGACATCTGCTTTCCCAGCAACGTCTgcgtgtctgtctgtttctattACCTGCCTGAGTGA
- the meiob gene encoding meiosis-specific with OB domain-containing protein, producing MNKMAAQTYIAISELHPNFSHPKVTGIIIWKSDVKSFPDRKNIGSDRFTFGFTIKDSPDFFINVAAWGNDGYINGLSNSFYIGECVTVENPLVVNKDPEKERFCPTTPSLYRLLVTEAHSQVYLCADMDTIDKLLPLICLPVKDSRDFYSLGDIVANGQRLDGTVINILAAVKLIGEPKQFTTSDGRKGQRLEVKLFDDSVSSFPLVCWDREVIQLVQTLIPKETVLFIADAKISFDSFRNGMAATVNSKTIITVNPDTREASLLFSYAKEVSESGALEQDGPEDIPVESITDVCTVKQLKQKAWESPEPFFGITYSFISKLDLDSSASKVIKTRCSRCKFQVTEDAQSCTNQLCPGWDQPFSASTGFDLLVDFTDHTGTLQACTLRSPVAENMLGCTTEEFTSFTDDERTAMKWKFLLERCKIYVKILPSTKMRTGIKGMVLACSLADPGEVKQHMSALLQ from the exons ATGAACAAAATGGCTGCTCAGACCTACATCGCCATCTCTGAGCTGCACCCCAACTTCTCTCACCCG AAGGTGACAGGCATCATTATTTGGAAAAGTGATGTCAAAAGCTTCCCTGACAGAAAAA ATATAGGTTCAGATCGATTCACTTTTGGCTTCACCATTAAGGACTCACCGGACTTCTTCATTAATGTGGCAGCCTGGGGAAACGATGGATATATCAATGGGCTCTCCAACAGCTTCTACATTGGAGAGTGTG tcaCCGTTGAAAATCCATTGGTTGTCAACAAAGAcccagagaaagaaagattcTGTCCTACAACACCAAG TCTCTACAGGCTGCTGGTGACAGAGGCTCATTCCCAGGTGTATCTATGTGCTGATATGGACACCATTGACAAACTGTTACCACTGATCTGCCTGCCTGTTAAGGACTCTAGAGATTTCTACTCTCTGGGAGACATAGTGGCTAACGGACAGAGGCTGGACGGCACAGTGATCAATATACTGGCTGCAGTGAAATTG attGGAGAGCCAAAGCAGTTCACCACTTCAGACGGACGCAAAGGGCAGAGGCTGGAAGTTAAGCTCTTTGATGACTCTGTCTCTTCCTTCCCCCTTGTCTG CTGGGACAGAGAAGTCATTCAGCTCGTGCAAACTTTGATACCCAAGGAGACGG TGCTCTTCATTGCTGATGCAAAGATTAGCTTTGACAGCTTTCGCAATGGCATGGCAGCAACTGTGAACTCGAAAACCATTATCACTGTCAATCCTG ACACCAGAGAAGCCAGCCTGCTGTTTAGCTATGCTAAAGAAGTGTCTGAGTCTGGAGCTCTGGAACAAGATGGGCCAGAGGATATTCCTG tggAATCCATCACAGATGTCTGCacagtgaagcagctgaagcagaagGCCTGGGAAAGTCCAGAGCCTTTCTTTGGCATCACATACAGCTTCATCTCCAAGCTTGACCTTGACTCTTCTGCTTCAAAAGTCATCAAGACACGATG CTCCAGGTGTAAGTTCCAGGTGACTGAGGATGCACAGAGCTGCACCAACCAGTTATGTCCAGGATGGGATCAGCCCTTCTCAGCCAGCACAGGCTTTGACCTGCTGGTGGACTTCACAGACCACACTGGCACCCTGCAGGCCTGCACCCTCAGAAGCCCAGTGGCAGAGAATATGCTTGGCTGCACA ACGGAGGAGTTTACTAGTTTTACTGATGATGAGCGGACTGCAATGAAATGGAAGTTTCTTCTAGAGAGATGCAAAATATATGTGAAG ATACTCCCTTCCACTAAGATGAGGACTGGGATCAAAGGGATGGTCCTGGCCTGCTCACTGGCTGATCCAGGGGAGGTTAAACAACACATGTCTGCCCTTCTACAGTGA